GCCGTGGTTCGGCGGGATGTCCGGGTCCGTCACACAGCGGACGGCGTAGTACGTCGCCGACGCGGTCACCGCGAGGACCGCGTTGATCGGCCCGTCGGTCTGGTCTGCCGTGCCGGTGAAGTCGACGGTCACCTCGTCGCCGTCGACGGTGAGCGCCACCTCGATCGCGAGGTTTGCGTTGCCCCGGCCGTCGTCGTCGAGGGCGTCCGCGAACTCGTAGGTGCCGTCCGGCAGCGCCGCGAGTTCGGCGCGCATCCGGCGCTCGGAGTAGTCCTTGATCTCCTCCAGCGCGGGGGCGAGATCCGAGCCATGCTCGGCGGCGAGGTCCCGGAAGCGACGTCGCCCGGTCGCGTTCGCAGCCACCTGTGCGCGGAGGTCGCCGCGGCGTTCCTCGGGGGTCCTGACGTTCGCGAGGATCATCGACAGCACGTCCTCGCGGACCTCGCCCTCGGGCGCGCCGTCCTCGGCGACGGCGCCCGTCCCCGCCTCGAACTTCACCGGCGGGATGCGCAGGCCCTCCTGGTAGATCTCGGTGGAGTCGGCCGCCACGGAGCCGGCCGTGGATCCGCCGATGTCGGCGTGGTGCGCGCGGTTGGCGGCGAACGCGATCACGTCCTCGCCGTCGGCGTCGTGGATCGGCGTCACGAGCGTGAGATCCGGGAGGTGTGCACCGCCCCGGAACGGGTCGTTCAGGAGGACCGAGTCGCCGGGATCCAACGTCTCCGGCGGGAACGCCTCGACCGCCGCGGCGACGGAGTACGGCATCGCGCCGAGGTGGACCGGCATCGTCTCCGCCTGCGCGATCATCTCGCCGGCGGCGTCGAACAGCGCCGTCGAGCAGTCGCGGCGCTCCTTGATGTTCGGCGAGTAACCCGTCCGCACGAGCGTCGCGTTCATTTCCTCGGCGACCGCCTCACAGCCGTTGCGGATCACCTCGAGGGTAACCGAGTCGACGCCGCCGTCGACGGTGTCGTCGCCGCGGGCGTCCCCGCCGCCGGCGCCGCCGACGGCTCCGTCGTCGCTCATTCGCCGTCACCCCCGGTGTCGACGACCAGGTTCGCGTCGCCGTCGACGCGCGCTCGCTGGCCGGGGTGGACGACGACGGTGCTCTCGCTCCCCTCGACGACCGCGGGACCGTCGAACGCCGCGTCCGTCGGCAGGCGCTCGCGGTCGTACACCGGCGTGTCGCGGTCGCCGTCGCCGAAGCCGACCCGACGGGTCTCCGTGATCGCGTCGTCGGGGTCGCCGGCGCGCTCCTCGACCGCG
This genomic stretch from Halobaculum roseum harbors:
- a CDS encoding hydantoinase B/oxoprolinase family protein, which translates into the protein MSDDGAVGGAGGGDARGDDTVDGGVDSVTLEVIRNGCEAVAEEMNATLVRTGYSPNIKERRDCSTALFDAAGEMIAQAETMPVHLGAMPYSVAAAVEAFPPETLDPGDSVLLNDPFRGGAHLPDLTLVTPIHDADGEDVIAFAANRAHHADIGGSTAGSVAADSTEIYQEGLRIPPVKFEAGTGAVAEDGAPEGEVREDVLSMILANVRTPEERRGDLRAQVAANATGRRRFRDLAAEHGSDLAPALEEIKDYSERRMRAELAALPDGTYEFADALDDDGRGNANLAIEVALTVDGDEVTVDFTGTADQTDGPINAVLAVTASATYYAVRCVTDPDIPPNHGCYRPIEVVAPEGTIVNPRPPAAVVGGNLETSQRVTDAVLGALAEAAPEAVAAAGQGTMNNVTLGGRDPRGDDPTPYAFYETQGGGFGGRASGDGMDGVHVHMSNTLNTPAEVLETAYPLRIERYELRPDSGGAGEHRGGLGLRRDIRVRDHTARFSLLAERHESHPYGLAGGVEGANGAAYLVDDDGDELEKLPAKHTRDLPAGSVVSVRTPGGGGYGDPADRDVDAIERDLRLGKLTPEAAREAYGYEADDEGETADGDD